The following coding sequences are from one Fusobacterium sp. IOR10 window:
- a CDS encoding LytTR family DNA-binding domain-containing protein → MLNYIIVEDEMPAREELKYFLKKWEELSLKKEFDNPLEALKYFQNKNEVDVIFLDINMPSIDGVSLAKLLIKLKSDIKIIFITAYKEHAIDAFEIKAFDYILKPYSEERIDKVILDLLWEKKEKLGNNNFTVKKIAVHDGDKLKIIFLNEIYFIEVLDKECIIHTEEKSYVSKLKLSKFEEILPGDKFYRCHRSYIVNLNKIVEIDAWFNGSYYIKLEILDDKIPISRGNMKKLKEIFVIK, encoded by the coding sequence ATGTTGAATTATATAATAGTTGAAGATGAAATGCCAGCTAGGGAAGAATTAAAATATTTCTTGAAAAAATGGGAAGAACTAAGCTTAAAAAAGGAATTTGATAATCCATTGGAGGCCTTAAAATATTTTCAAAATAAAAATGAAGTGGATGTTATATTTTTAGATATAAATATGCCAAGTATTGATGGGGTTAGTTTAGCTAAATTATTAATTAAGTTAAAAAGTGATATAAAAATTATTTTTATAACAGCATATAAAGAGCATGCTATAGATGCTTTTGAAATAAAAGCCTTTGATTATATATTAAAACCCTATTCAGAGGAAAGAATTGATAAGGTTATATTGGATCTACTTTGGGAGAAAAAGGAAAAGCTAGGAAACAATAATTTTACAGTGAAAAAAATAGCTGTACATGACGGGGATAAATTAAAAATTATTTTTCTAAATGAAATTTACTTTATTGAAGTTTTAGATAAGGAATGTATAATTCATACAGAGGAAAAATCCTATGTTTCCAAATTAAAATTATCAAAATTTGAGGAAATTTTACCTGGGGATAAGTTTTATAGATGTCATAGATCATATATAGTGAATTTAAACAAAATAGTGGAAATTGATGCGTGGTTCAATGGTAGCTATTATATAAAGCTAGAAATATTAGACGATAAGATACCAATTAGTAGGGGAAATATGAAAAAATTAAAAGAAATATTTGTAATAAAATAA